AGCCGCATACTACTAGCGAAACCAATTAACCATCTTCTCTCCAAATCTGATTACCGTAGCAGCCTGAGCCCATTCAGAATAACCAGAATTGTACTTCCTTCATGACCTACCACACCCAGAGGCAATGCAACGTCTTGGAGGAAGTTACCAACAATTAAAGCCAGAATAACGGAGATGGCAAAAAACATATTCTGCTTCACCGTGCGCTGTGCTCGACGAGCCTGCCCAATCACCCAAGCGATCTCTTCAATGTTATCGTTCATGAGTACCGCATCAGCGACCTCCAGTGCAGTTCCGCTGCCGGACAATCCCATCCCCATACCCACAGTAGCTGCTGCAAGTGCCGGTGCATCATTGACACCATCCCCTACCATCAGCACAGGACCATACTGTTTGCGGAGTGCTTGTACCTGCTTCACCTTATCTCCAGGTAGCAAGTCTGCATAGACCATGCTTACTCCAGTTTCACGCGCAATTACAGAAGCTGATCTGGCTCGATCTCCTGTTAACATGGCAACTTTTACACCCATCGCTTCAAGCTTTTTCACTGCAGCTGCTGCCTGTGGCCGTACCGTGTCCCGCATCGCGATCAGCCCGACTAATTCACCATCAGCCATAACAACGGATACGGTTTTCCCCTCCCCCTCAAGACGGGAGCATATATCGCCCCACTCAGAAGATACCTTCACATGGTTAGCACCATGTTCATCTGTATCATCAACGTTGCTGTCTTTCATCTCCTCTGACTGCATTGATCTAAGTACATCTGTTTTGCCAATGCTCCAGACCACATCGTTTATCGTTCCTTCGATGCCCCAGCCTGTTAGAGCCTGTACGTGCTCCGCTTCCTGAAGTGTAATGTTTTCCTTGTTCGCCTGATCTACGATGGCACGAGCCAAAGGATGCATGGAGAGGTTCTCAATCGCCGCTACCGCAGCTAAGAGCTGGGCGCGATCTACATTTTCAGATGTAATAATATCGGTGACTTGTGGGGTGCCCATGGTCAATGTACCTGTTTTGTCAAAAGCCACAACCCGCGTGCGAGCCATATTCTCCATATGGGCACCTCCCTTGAAAAGAATGCCACGACGGGCGCTGCTGGACATCGCGGACAGCATGACAGGCATGATGGAAGACACCAATGCACAAGGCGAAGCAACAACCAGAAATACCATCGCTTTATAAAATGCCTCATTCCATGTCCAGCCAAGCAGTAGTGGAGTTCCTGCAATCACAAGTAAAGTCACCCCTACAACAATGCGTGCGTAAATTCCTTCAAACCGCTCCATAAAACGCTGGGAATCCGGCACTTCCGCCTGCGCTTCTTCCACCATTTTAATGATTTTGCCAAACAGTGACCCTTCAGCCGATTTTGTGACCTCTACGTATAAAGCACCCTCCCCGTTTACCGTACCTGCATAGACTTCATCCCCCGCAACTTTGTCCACAGGCAGGGATTCTCCGGTGATGGACGACTGATTGATAAAAGAACTCCCACGGTACAAGACACCATCTGCTGGGATGAGTTCTCCAGGTTTGACCAACAGCAGATCACCCGGCTCCAGATCATCAATAGCCACGAGGTTCATCTGTCCGTCCTCAATACGCAGTGCAGTCTCTGGCTTGAGCGCCAGTAAAGATGAGATATCCTTATGACTTCGCTCTGTCGCATAACTTTCCAACGCACCACTGAGTGCAAAAATAAAGATTAGCATCGCACCTTCATTCCAGTAACCGATGGCTGCTGCCCCAAGGGATGCGGCAATCATCAGAAGGTTTACATCCAGATCACGTTCCTTGACCAGTGTCTCGATACCTTCCTTCGCTTTGGTCCAACCGCCTACGGCATACGCCACAATGTAGAGCATGATGGATAAGGTACCCAAATACGGTGCAGTTCCCCAGGCAATCAGCATCAACAGCCCGCTGCCCAATGCAGATTGCATCTCTTTATTCTGCAACATGGCTCGGAAATCAGGCTTCTTGCTCCCATTGGAGCCGGGTGTTTGGGATGAGCGCTGTTCCGCTTGTTTCTGTCTGTGTAGTGGTTGATGTATCGCTTGCATATGAATCACGTTCCTTTCGAATGGTAGGTTTGCAGATGACGAGTCTGCTAAATTCCGCTCCCAAAAATGAAGTTGTATTGAGAATGAGAGCCATTGTTAATGCCCTAAAAATGACACATGCTGCTGCGGGAATCCCGCAGCAGCATGGTTTTGTGAATGATTTTAAATAATCTCGAATGAGAATGATAATCATTTTTGCGCTTATGCAATTGTGTTTACTCAATACAACTTTTAATCAGTATATGCCTGTGATCCACATTTGTAAATGGCCTTTTTTCGATGGATAGTCATACATGCGTGTTCAAAAAGAAAAAAAGCCGCTGTCCCGGGGGACAACGGCTTTAACCATCTATTGATATTCATATGACCTGTTTATGGCATATCACTTAAGTGATTGTTTACACATCCACCCAAATGCCATTTACGCGCCTACACTTGCTCCCTGACTTGCCTTGATGGCTTGCTCCAGATCATAGATAATGTCTTGAATGTTCTCGGTACCAACAGACAAACGAATCAATTCCGGATTAACCCCTGCTGCGGTTTGTTCATCTTCGGTCAACTGCGCGTGAGTTGTACTTGCCGGGTGAATAATCAGTGACTTGGAATCGCCCACGTTTGCAAGGTGAGAGAACAGTTTGACACTCTCAATCAACTTGCGACCCGCGTCCGCACCACCTTTGATGCCAAAGGTCAGAATCGCACCCTGCCCTCTTGGCAGATACTTCTGTGCAAGCTCATAAGAACCGTGGCTCGGTAGACCTGCATAACTTACCCAAGACACATCCTCATGTTTCTCAAGGAATTCTGCAACCGCAAGGGCGTTGCTACTATGACGCTCTACGCGCAGATGTAATGTCTCGAGTCCTTGCAGCAACAACCAGGAGTTGAATGGAGAGATCGTTGCACCCAGGTCACGCAGAAGTTGTACACGAGCTTTGATAATATAAGCAATCGGTCCAACCGCTTCCGTATATACCACACCGTTATAACTGGAGTCCGGCTCCGTCAATCCAGGGAACTTGCCACTTGCTTTCCAGTCAAATTTTCCGCTATCCACGATAACGCCACCAATGGATGTACCATGACCTCCAATAAATTTCGTTGCAGAGTGCACGACAATATCTGCGCCATGTTCGATTGGACGAAGCAGGTACGGACTTGGGAATGTGTTATCCACGATCAAAGGAATTCCATGTTCATGAGCGATGGCTGCCACCGCTTCAATATCCAGTACATTCCCCTTTGGATTACCGATCGTTTCGGCATACAATGCTTTCGTTTTCTCCGTAATCGCTGCCCGGAAATTCTCAGGATCACTGGAATCCACAAATTTTACGTCCAGACCCAGTTTCGGCAAAGTCGTCGAGAACAGATTGTATGTACCTCCATACAAACTCGCCGAAGATACGATCTCATCACCTGCACCAGCAATATTCAGAAGTGAAAACGTAATGGCTGCCTGACCAGAAGCTGTAGCCAGCGCCCCAGCTCCGCCTTCCAACGCCGCAATCCGTTGCTCAAATACGTCGGTTGTTGGATTCATCAGCCGGGTATAGATGTTGCCAAACTCTTTCAAACCAAACAAGTTAGCTGCATGCTCGGTGTCCTTGAATCCATAGGATGTTGTCTGATACAAGGGTACAGCTCGTGCGTTGGTGGTTGGATCAATCTCCTGGCCTGCATGAATTGCCAATGTTTCAAATGAAAGCTCACGTTCGTTTGACATAAATCTGAATCCTCCCTCGATATATACGTTCTTTAAGTTCATGGTGTCTTCGCATGGTGGCGTATGTTTTCCATATTCTCTCACAAGATGTCGTATTTGAAAAGAATTATTTCCGATTGTTCCGATAAGAAAAATTAAATATGTACATTATCGATTTCTGTACCAAAAAAACCTTTGCACTCGCAAAGGTTTTTCAGCTACTTTGGCTTCGGTATGCAATACCTCATCCTGGGTTTGGTTAGACCCGAACTGCACTCCATACTTCACGCAAATGTTTGGCCGCAGGTACAGCTTCCTCCGCAGTTACGCCTTCAAGTGAAATATCGATATGTGGCTTATACGTTTTTAGCAATTCAAAAAATAACGGATAATCCAGTATGCCTGCCCCAGGTACCGGATTAAACTTCTCTCCCTGTGCATCAAAGGCTACATCTTTGGCATGGATCACAATCATGCGCTGATACAGCGATTCCATCACCTCGCGCAAGAAAGCCCCTTGATCTGCTGCATGTGGTTGCTTGATCAGATTACACGGATCGAACAGCATCCCCAGATTCGATGAAGGAATCTCTTCAAACAAACGTGTCATATGTTCATGGGTATGAAGAGTATGTGTGGACACAGGCTCAATCGCCGCATGCACCCCCCATTTCTCCGCTTCCTCAGCCAACTCCTCAACCGTTTCTTTCAGCACACTCCACGCCTTCTCTTCATATCCATCCGGATGTGTATCCTGATAGGTGTCCAAGCCCCCGGTCTCCGTTGCTACCATGCTGCAACCAAAATCCCGGGCATAACGCAGATGCTCCTTGAATCGATCAATGTCCGCACGTCGTCTTACCGGATCAGGGTCAATCGGATTAATATAACAGCCCAGTACCGCAATCTTCACCCCGCGCTGTGCAAATTGATCTCCTATCTCATTCGCTAGCCCTGGGCTCAGCTTGCCATTCGATGAGTCCACATCGGATAATGCTTTGGCCAGCGCCAGCTGTACGGAATTAAATCCGTTATCCGCAATCGTCTGCGCAAGCTGTGCTGTAGGCTGTTTGCCAAATGTATGTGCCAGAATACCAAGTTTCATCTCACTGCCTCCCTATGCTAATCCGATTATCAAACGATTAACGTGCCATCCAGCCGCCATCGACATTCAGCACATGACCATTCAGATAATCCGAAGCGGCAGATGCCAGAAAGACAACCGGGCCTTTCAGATCTTCAGGTGTTCCCCAACGCCCAGCAGGAATACGGGATGTAATATCCCGGTAACGATTCTCATCCGCACGGATCTGGGTAGTATTATCGGTTTCCATATAACCAGGTGCGATACCGTTAATTTGGATTCCTTTACCTGCCCATTCATTGGCGAGTGCTTTGGTTAAACCGGCAACGCCATGTTTACTGGCTGTATACCCTGGCACATTGATCCCACCTTGATAGGACAACATGGATGCAATATTAATGATTTTGCCACTTCCGCGTTCAATCATATGTCTGCCTGCCAATTGGCTTAGGAAAAATACAGTGTTCAGGTTCAGACCAATTACATCATGCCAGTCCTGCCCTGCATGATCAGCCGCAGGTGTGCGACGAATGATTCCGGCATTGTTGACGAGAATGTCAATTCTGCCCTGGAACGCAAGCGCCTGTTCGAACACAGCCGACAACTCATCTTCACGACTTAAATCCGCTTCAATCACATAAGCTTTGCGTCCGAGTGCTTCAATGGCACTTGCCGTTGCCGCAGGTTTGGAATAAGAGACCAGCACCACATCAGCACCTGCTTCTGCCAAACCAATGGCCATCCCTTGTCCAAGTCCTCCCGAGGTACCTGTCACCAGTGCAACTTGTCCGCTTAAATCAAATGGGTTCATGAATGATTCCTCCGCATGGTTTTGATATGCAATCCTTAGATCCGTCCGTTCTTTAATCCCATGAATAATGAATGAGGTTAACTTTGATAATCCACTGTGACACCGCTCTGCTCGTATAAGGCAACCGTCTCTTCATCCAAACGACTATCGCTGATAATGTAGTCCAGTTGTGAACACTGGGCGAAAGTTCGCAGTGCAAATTGTCCGAATTTATAATGATCCACAACGCCGTATACTTGCTGCGAGGCAGATATCATTGCTTTTTTCAAAGGAACCAGATCTCCCGTGTATATGGATAATCCAAATTCCGGATGAAGGGCCGTCGTGGATATAAAGGCTTTATGAATGTTAAGACTGGATATAAACGCAGCCGTATCATCCCCAACCAGCATATTCCGTACACGAGCCCCGCCAGGCACAACCAGTCGCACTTGCTCCTTTTTGGTCAACTCCGCAATAATAAACAGGTCATTGGTCACCACCGTCAGCGGTTGATTATCGAGACGTTTGGCCATCTCAAGCGTGGTGCTGCCACCATCGAGAGCAACGATATCTCCAGGTCGAATGTAAGCAAGGGCACGTTCAGCAATCTCCGTCTTCTCCGGATGATGCTTCTCGGTAACTCCGCGGCTATTCAAGATCCCATACTGATCATTCTGAGCCAGCATAGCACCACCATGGACACGTACGAGCAGTCCCATACTCTCCAACTTGTCGAGATCCTCTCGCACTGTTTTCCCCGTCACCTGCAACAACTCACTCAGATCACTGACGGTTACTTCCTGGCGCTCCAGCAGAGCCTCCATAATTTTTTCATGTCTTTTCAATGGATTCATCATAATCAACTTCCTATACTACCTGAGTCAAATGAATGAGTGTTCTAGCGTCCATCCTGTCAATTTAACTCAGACATCTGTAATTTATTATTTCAGGTCTTTCATTGCTACGCCGTCCATATCTTCGAACGTCTGGTTCTCACCAGCCATCGCCCAACAGAAGGTGTAATTGCTTGTACCCACACCACTGTGAATGGACCAGCTTGGGGAAATGATCGCCTGGCGATCACGTACAACCAGATGGCGTGTTTCGTTTGGCTCACCCATCATATGGAATACAACACCGTCTTCAGGCAAGTTCCAGTACAAGTATACTTCGGAACGGCGGTTATGGGTATGTGCAGGCATCGTGTTCCACATGTTACCCTTGTCGAGTTCGGTAATGCCCATCACCAACTGACAACTCTGAATTCCACCTTCTCCTTGGTGAATGTAACGATAGATCGTACGCTCATTGGATGTTTCGATGCTGCCCAGATGATTCGGCTGAGCTTGTTCTTGCGTTGCTTTTACTGTTGGATAGGTGTGATGAGCCGGTGTGGATACAAAATAGAATTGGGCAGGCTGAGCCTTGTCACTGCTCGTGAACACAACTTCCTTCACACCTCTACCGATGTAGAGACATTCCTTCGCTCCAATCTCATAACCTTGTCCGTCCGCTGTCACTGTTCCGTGACCACCGACATTAATGATACCGATTTCACGGCGCTCCAGGAAAAAGTTCGTTCCGATATCTTTCAGGTTCACTTCAAGGGTAATGTCCTTGCTCTCAGGTACGGCCGTTCCCACAATATAACGATCCACATGAGAATACACCGTTACCAATTCATCGGTTGCAAACAGTTGCTCCATCAAAAATTCCTCACGCAGGCGAGATGTATCATACGTTTTCACTTCATTGGGATGTGCAGCATAACGATTTTCCATTATTAATCCATTCCTTTCGTCATTTAAATTAGTTGGGATTGAGTTTGATAATGTTCATATAAGTTCATTTTAGTTCATTATGTATCTTTTGTGTACCTTTATTTTCGAAAAAGTAATTTATGTGATAATGAGATTAAGACTTTTTTCCAAGTCTTATGTACTACTGTATTAAGAAAACCTTTCCCTCGATACCCGATTCAGCCGCTGTAATAGCCTGTTGTACATTCGTTAGTTCATACGTCGCCCCAATGTTTGCCATGACAAGTCTCCCTGCTCTGACCAGCTCCATCACCTCATGAAATACCTGTTCCCAGCGTTCTTGCGAACAGCGTTCCACCCAATGTTTTAACCAGAAAAGTTTCACATGAACTTGTGTTCCCCGGGTTACTTCATGCCATAACGGTGTGATCCCCGAAAGCAGTCCTACACTGATGACCGTTCCATTTGGTTTAAGGCAACTCACCAACTGTTCCCCGTCTGTCCCTCCAATACAATCCACGGCAGCATCAGCACCGCACCCTTCTGTTAATTCCGTGATTCTAGCCTGTAGCAACTCTTTCATTGTATTGATAACAGAAGCTGCTCCAAGACGATACAGTTCAGCAGTATGACGATCATCTCTCGTAAGCGCAATCAATTTAAATCCATAGATTTTTGAGATCTGTGCAAAGATTCGCCCGATTGCAGATCCCCCTGCATTCACAATCAGGATATCACCATACGTAAGCTTAAGCACCTCTGTACAGATCAACCAAGCCGTAACCGGATTAATATAGAGCTGACTGGCTGATTGATCATCGATATCATTCGGCACAATAATCGTATGTCGTTCCAATGTCTTCACCACGTCCTGCCAAGTATTCTCACCTTTTAGCGGCAAGACACGGCTCCCCAACATTTGATTGGAAACTCCCGGCCCTACTGCTTCTACTACCCCCACACCCTCAAAACCGGGAACAGCTGGTAATTGGGTACGATGCGGGTAAGCTCCTCGAACAGGAATAATATCGGAGGGATTAATAGGCCGAGCATACATCCTCACTGCTAATTCACCGGGGCCAGGGGGTATCACATCTTTTTCTTCCATACATAACACTTCACTTGGTTCGCCAAAACGATAATAACGGATTACCCTTGCTTTCATTGGTACATCTCCTAAAATAATTTTGCTAAAATTGCTCTAACTAAAATATTGAATATATTTCCAGAGTGTATAACAATAGTATCAATGGTAAATTATTTCATCAACGACTTATTATGATATAATACAACTTTTTTTTCATTAAAATATGCAATAACTTCTGCTTGGAACAAAAAAAGAGCCCCACAACCTTGAATTCCAAGGTCGTGAAGCTCTTTCGTCATATGAATTAATGTGCAACAGCATTGTTAAGCATAATCCAGATCGAACCAATCACGATGGTCATCATAATCAGCAATCCGAAAATAAGTGCCATCACATTCCAGCGTGGTTTCCCTGTTTCACGGATATGCATGAAGAAGAAGAGTTGAACCACAAACTGAAGTGCTGCTGTACCAAGAATCACAATGAGTGTTCCTGTTTTGCCCATCATGTCGTTCAAAACCACAACAAGTGGAATGATTGTCAGTACGACGGACAGAATGAAGCCGATGACATAAGACTTCAGTGAGCCATGTTGTTCATGGCCGTGGGAATCATGTGAGTTGTGTTCTGCCATCTACATCACCCCCAAGAGATAGACGATCGACAGGAGGAAGATCCATACGACGTCCAAGAAGTGCCAGTACAAGCTGATAACGTTGATTTTACCGCGAGTAACATCAGTAATTCCACGTTTTTTCAGTTGTAACATGAGTCCAATCATCCAGATCAGACCAAGCGATACGTGAAGTCCGTGAGTACCCACGAGGGTGAAGAATGCGCCAGAAGCAGCACTCGTTGTAAAGCTAAACCCTTCGTGAATCAACTCAATAAACTCATATACTTCCAGTGCAATAAAGCTTGCACCCAGAACGGCTGTAACAGCCAGCCAACTGATTAATTGTTTTACTTTGCCCTGATTCATCGCCAGAACGGCAAGGCCGCTTGTAAATGAACTTGTGAGCAAGATAAATGTCTCGGCGATAACGCCAGGCATTTTGATCAATTCAGACAAAATCGGTCCGCCCGCCGTATTGTCACGCAACACAATGAAGGTTGCGAACAATACGGAGAACAGGATAACGTCGGAAATCAGGAAGAACCAGAATCCGAGAATTTTCATTTCCTGTGGATCATGATGTCCATGGTCGTGACCATGTGCATGATTCTCACCGTGCTTAGCGGCTGCTTGAGCCATCTATACCGACCCCCTTAACGACGCTTCGGTACGTTTAATTTCGTCGACCGGAATGTAATAATCCGTATCGTATGAGAATGAACGGGCGATCATGCAGATCCCTACGCCAGCGAGTCCAAGAATTGCCATCCACAGCCATCCGAAGACAAAGCCGAACCCGGCGATGAACCAGAAGACAGACATGATGAACGGAATTCCAGAGTTCTTCGGCATATGAATCGGCTCAAGCGGTTGCTCTGGCGGATAGATGCCTTTGGCACGACGTTCTTTCTCTTCCCACCACTCATCAATATCATCTCCGCGCGGTGTAATGGCGAAGTTGTATTCAGGAGCTGGTGAAGGAATTGACCACTCCAGCGTACGGCCATCCCATGGATCGGCGGAAGCTTTGAGTGATTTGTATTTGCGAATACCATCTGCGATTTGTGCAACTTGGAACAGGAATCCGACACCCATCAGGAATGCCCCGATTGTGGATACGAAGTTCAGTTCCCACCAACCAGTATCCCAGCCGTACGTGCTCAGACGACGTGTCATACCCATCAGACCGACAGCGTACTGCGGCATGAAGCAGACATAGAAACCAATATTCCAAGTCCAGAATGCCCATTTGCCCAGTTTCTCTTCAAGTTGGAAACCGAACATTTTAGGCCACCAGTAGTACAGACCTGCGAAGTATCCGAAGACAACGCCACCGATCAATACTTGGTGGAAGTGGGCAATCAGGAAGTAACTGTTATGGAACTGGAAGTCAGCAGGAGCAACGGATAACAGAACGCCTGTCATACCCCCGACAATAAAGCACGGGATGAAGGCAAGTGTCCACATCATCGGAGTCGCCATGCGAATCCTTCCTCGATACATGGTAAACAGCCAGTTGAATATCTTAACTCCTGTTGGAATAGCAATCAACATCGTAGTTACGGCGAAGAATGCATTCACGTCTGCTCCGGAACCCATCGTGAAGAAGTGATGCGCCCATGTGAAGAAGGACAGGAAGCTGATGATCAACATCGCGAATACCATCGACTTGTAGCCAAACAGTTTTTTCCGAGAGAAGGTACTTACAATCTCGGAGAACACACCGAATGCCGGCAAGACGACAATGTATACCTCAGGGTGACCCCACATCCAGATCAAGTTGATATACATCATTGGGTTACCGCCCAGATCAAGTGTGAAGAAATGCGCCCCGGCAAACCTGTCGAGGAATAACAATGCAAGTGTCACGGTCAAGATCGGGAAAGCAAACAAGATAATGATACAAGTGGAGAATACCGACCATGTGAACATCGGCATTTTCATCCATCTCATGCCTGGCGCACGCATTTTAATGATGGTAACCAGGAAGTTGATACCGGTAGCCAGGGAACCGATACCCGATATCTGTATACCCCATATATAGAAGTTCTGTCCTACCCCCGGACTGTGTGACAGCTCCGATAGAGGCGGATAACTCAGCCATCCTGCATCCGGTGAACCACCGATAACGAAGGACAGGTTAAACAGCATTGCGCCCAAGAAGAACAGCCAGAAGCTGAGTGCATTCAAGAACGGGAACGCAACGTCTCTTGCTCCGATCTGTAGTGGTACGATAACGTTAAATAGACCAAACATAAATGGCATCGCCATGAACAAGATCATGATGGTACCGTGAGTTGTGAAGACCTGATTATAGTGTTCAGGATTTAGAAATTCATTGTTAGGCATAGCCAGCTGAAGGCGCATCATTAGCGCATCCACACCACCACGGAATAACATGATAATGGAAGCGATGATATACATGATACCGATCTTTTTGTGATCGACGGTAGTTAACCAGTTACGCCAGAGCCAGCCCCATTTTTTGAAATAAGTTAGTACCGCTACAATAGTAATCATGGTAATTCCGATAGCTACCATCGCACCATAGATGAGCGGATCACCGGTTACGAAAAACTCCGATGCAAACTCTTTAAGTCCCTCTAACATTGGGGGCCTCCTTTCGAATCTTTAGTTAGCACTCTTGTCCTCGTCTTGATTGGACGTATCAGTTGCATTTTGAATGGCTCCAGAAGCTTCTTTTGAAGTTCCATGCTTACTGTGAGCACTTTGACCATCTACTACATACTTGGTCACAATATTTTGGAACAATCCTTCTGGGAAGGCAGAATAATAAGCAACATTGCTTGTTCCTGGCTCAGCCAGTGCATTGTAACCTTCTGTGGTCAATTCCTGGGAACTTTGTTTCACTTCAGCTACCCATTTGTCAAAATCTTCGTCCGATGTAGCATTCACATCAAAACGCATTTCTCCAAAATGCTCACCTGTGAAGTTAGCGCCTGAACCCCAATATTTGCCTTCGTGATCTGCCTGCAAGTACAAGGTCATCGCCATACCCGACATCGTGTAAATCTGTCCACCAAGCTGCGGAATCCAGAATGAGTTCATCGGTGAATCCGCGGTGAGCTCAAATTTCACAGGCCGATCTGCCGGAATATTCAACGTATTAACCGTTGCAATTCCTTGTTCTGGATACATAAACAGCCATTTCCAGTCCAGTGAAGACACTTGGATGGTAATTGGTGCTTTCTCGTGAGCCAACGGCTTCGAAGGTTCCAGAACATAAGTGTAACGAATCGTTACAATTGCAAGTATTCCAATAATAATAATTGGAACCGTCCACCAGATTGCCTCTGCCTTCGTACTATGAGACCAGTTAGGCTCATAAGCTGCTTTGTTATCCGGCTTATCGCGGTAACGCCATACGATTACGGCAGACAAAATGAGTACTGGCACAATAATGACAGCACACAAAATTGTCGAAATGACAATCAAATCTCTCTGCGAAGCGCCAATTGGCCCCTTCGGATCCAGAACAACGTACTGTCCGCCTGCCAGCATTGGCCAGACAATCAATGCAATTGTAACCAACGTCAGGACAACCGGAATGATAATCCGGATTAGCGACCTAGGTTTCTTGTTCATTTTGATCCCCTCTCCTTAA
This Paenibacillus xylanexedens DNA region includes the following protein-coding sequences:
- the cyoD gene encoding cytochrome o ubiquinol oxidase subunit IV, whose amino-acid sequence is MAEHNSHDSHGHEQHGSLKSYVIGFILSVVLTIIPLVVVLNDMMGKTGTLIVILGTAALQFVVQLFFFMHIRETGKPRWNVMALIFGLLIMMTIVIGSIWIMLNNAVAH
- a CDS encoding homocysteine synthase produces the protein MSNERELSFETLAIHAGQEIDPTTNARAVPLYQTTSYGFKDTEHAANLFGLKEFGNIYTRLMNPTTDVFEQRIAALEGGAGALATASGQAAITFSLLNIAGAGDEIVSSASLYGGTYNLFSTTLPKLGLDVKFVDSSDPENFRAAITEKTKALYAETIGNPKGNVLDIEAVAAIAHEHGIPLIVDNTFPSPYLLRPIEHGADIVVHSATKFIGGHGTSIGGVIVDSGKFDWKASGKFPGLTEPDSSYNGVVYTEAVGPIAYIIKARVQLLRDLGATISPFNSWLLLQGLETLHLRVERHSSNALAVAEFLEKHEDVSWVSYAGLPSHGSYELAQKYLPRGQGAILTFGIKGGADAGRKLIESVKLFSHLANVGDSKSLIIHPASTTHAQLTEDEQTAAGVNPELIRLSVGTENIQDIIYDLEQAIKASQGASVGA
- a CDS encoding DeoR/GlpR family DNA-binding transcription regulator, which codes for MNPLKRHEKIMEALLERQEVTVSDLSELLQVTGKTVREDLDKLESMGLLVRVHGGAMLAQNDQYGILNSRGVTEKHHPEKTEIAERALAYIRPGDIVALDGGSTTLEMAKRLDNQPLTVVTNDLFIIAELTKKEQVRLVVPGGARVRNMLVGDDTAAFISSLNIHKAFISTTALHPEFGLSIYTGDLVPLKKAMISASQQVYGVVDHYKFGQFALRTFAQCSQLDYIISDSRLDEETVALYEQSGVTVDYQS
- a CDS encoding zinc-dependent alcohol dehydrogenase family protein — its product is MKARVIRYYRFGEPSEVLCMEEKDVIPPGPGELAVRMYARPINPSDIIPVRGAYPHRTQLPAVPGFEGVGVVEAVGPGVSNQMLGSRVLPLKGENTWQDVVKTLERHTIIVPNDIDDQSASQLYINPVTAWLICTEVLKLTYGDILIVNAGGSAIGRIFAQISKIYGFKLIALTRDDRHTAELYRLGAASVINTMKELLQARITELTEGCGADAAVDCIGGTDGEQLVSCLKPNGTVISVGLLSGITPLWHEVTRGTQVHVKLFWLKHWVERCSQERWEQVFHEVMELVRAGRLVMANIGATYELTNVQQAITAAESGIEGKVFLIQ
- the kduD gene encoding 2-dehydro-3-deoxy-D-gluconate 5-dehydrogenase KduD, which produces MNPFDLSGQVALVTGTSGGLGQGMAIGLAEAGADVVLVSYSKPAATASAIEALGRKAYVIEADLSREDELSAVFEQALAFQGRIDILVNNAGIIRRTPAADHAGQDWHDVIGLNLNTVFFLSQLAGRHMIERGSGKIINIASMLSYQGGINVPGYTASKHGVAGLTKALANEWAGKGIQINGIAPGYMETDNTTQIRADENRYRDITSRIPAGRWGTPEDLKGPVVFLASAASDYLNGHVLNVDGGWMAR
- a CDS encoding sugar phosphate isomerase/epimerase family protein, with the translated sequence MKLGILAHTFGKQPTAQLAQTIADNGFNSVQLALAKALSDVDSSNGKLSPGLANEIGDQFAQRGVKIAVLGCYINPIDPDPVRRRADIDRFKEHLRYARDFGCSMVATETGGLDTYQDTHPDGYEEKAWSVLKETVEELAEEAEKWGVHAAIEPVSTHTLHTHEHMTRLFEEIPSSNLGMLFDPCNLIKQPHAADQGAFLREVMESLYQRMIVIHAKDVAFDAQGEKFNPVPGAGILDYPLFFELLKTYKPHIDISLEGVTAEEAVPAAKHLREVWSAVRV
- a CDS encoding heavy metal translocating P-type ATPase, producing the protein MQAIHQPLHRQKQAEQRSSQTPGSNGSKKPDFRAMLQNKEMQSALGSGLLMLIAWGTAPYLGTLSIMLYIVAYAVGGWTKAKEGIETLVKERDLDVNLLMIAASLGAAAIGYWNEGAMLIFIFALSGALESYATERSHKDISSLLALKPETALRIEDGQMNLVAIDDLEPGDLLLVKPGELIPADGVLYRGSSFINQSSITGESLPVDKVAGDEVYAGTVNGEGALYVEVTKSAEGSLFGKIIKMVEEAQAEVPDSQRFMERFEGIYARIVVGVTLLVIAGTPLLLGWTWNEAFYKAMVFLVVASPCALVSSIMPVMLSAMSSSARRGILFKGGAHMENMARTRVVAFDKTGTLTMGTPQVTDIITSENVDRAQLLAAVAAIENLSMHPLARAIVDQANKENITLQEAEHVQALTGWGIEGTINDVVWSIGKTDVLRSMQSEEMKDSNVDDTDEHGANHVKVSSEWGDICSRLEGEGKTVSVVMADGELVGLIAMRDTVRPQAAAAVKKLEAMGVKVAMLTGDRARSASVIARETGVSMVYADLLPGDKVKQVQALRKQYGPVLMVGDGVNDAPALAAATVGMGMGLSGSGTALEVADAVLMNDNIEEIAWVIGQARRAQRTVKQNMFFAISVILALIVGNFLQDVALPLGVVGHEGSTILVILNGLRLLR
- the kduI gene encoding 5-dehydro-4-deoxy-D-glucuronate isomerase — encoded protein: MENRYAAHPNEVKTYDTSRLREEFLMEQLFATDELVTVYSHVDRYIVGTAVPESKDITLEVNLKDIGTNFFLERREIGIINVGGHGTVTADGQGYEIGAKECLYIGRGVKEVVFTSSDKAQPAQFYFVSTPAHHTYPTVKATQEQAQPNHLGSIETSNERTIYRYIHQGEGGIQSCQLVMGITELDKGNMWNTMPAHTHNRRSEVYLYWNLPEDGVVFHMMGEPNETRHLVVRDRQAIISPSWSIHSGVGTSNYTFCWAMAGENQTFEDMDGVAMKDLK